A window from Microbacterium ginsengiterrae encodes these proteins:
- a CDS encoding sensor histidine kinase: protein MTDDATPVAAPVSAGGATTASPRREPGARSPWERYGWLMPALWLVFLVYPLMALMASEAAPVWIVIGWIGLGAFVVVYVAAFLNGMSFNGGGLTTPPRPIQWVAFAGMIVCAASVIPGVGGAAVSFLPFIMSFASYGLNRVAHWVTMVVCVAITAGIVLLVPGGSGYLPLLAIIALLAAVNTVSTSLIIRSAQAERLGLELATSEGREAVARDVHDLVGHSLTVVSLKAQLVRRLIDSDPERAKAELADIESLTAEAIAGVRATVAGVRSAALVEQLASCRDALEAADVTMRVEGDAAALSPAQSLTASWILREATTNVLRHAGAGVVTVRIAPGRFEVVDDGRGIRGAEGNGVRGMRERATTGGATLSVRSGESGGTHVEVTW, encoded by the coding sequence ATGACGGATGACGCGACCCCCGTGGCCGCGCCGGTCTCAGCGGGCGGCGCGACCACGGCGTCGCCGCGCCGCGAGCCGGGAGCGCGGTCGCCGTGGGAGCGGTACGGGTGGCTGATGCCGGCGCTCTGGCTGGTGTTCCTCGTCTATCCGCTCATGGCGCTGATGGCGTCCGAGGCGGCTCCCGTCTGGATCGTCATCGGATGGATCGGGCTCGGCGCGTTCGTCGTCGTCTACGTGGCCGCGTTCCTCAACGGGATGAGCTTCAACGGGGGAGGCCTCACCACCCCGCCCCGCCCCATCCAGTGGGTGGCGTTCGCGGGGATGATCGTATGCGCGGCGTCGGTGATCCCCGGCGTCGGTGGCGCGGCGGTGAGTTTCCTGCCGTTCATCATGTCGTTCGCCTCGTACGGTCTGAATCGCGTGGCGCACTGGGTCACGATGGTCGTCTGCGTCGCGATCACCGCGGGCATCGTCCTCCTGGTCCCCGGAGGTTCGGGCTACTTGCCGCTGCTGGCGATCATCGCGCTTCTCGCGGCGGTCAACACCGTCTCGACGAGCCTCATCATCCGTTCGGCGCAGGCGGAGCGGCTCGGCCTCGAGCTCGCCACCAGCGAGGGGCGTGAGGCCGTGGCGCGCGATGTGCACGACCTCGTCGGTCATTCCCTCACCGTGGTGAGCCTCAAGGCTCAGCTCGTCCGTCGTCTGATCGACAGCGACCCGGAGCGTGCGAAGGCGGAGCTCGCCGACATCGAGTCCCTCACTGCGGAGGCGATCGCGGGGGTGCGGGCGACCGTGGCGGGAGTCCGCAGCGCCGCGCTCGTGGAGCAGCTGGCCTCGTGCCGCGACGCACTGGAAGCCGCTGATGTGACGATGCGGGTGGAGGGGGATGCCGCGGCGCTCTCACCCGCGCAATCGCTGACGGCGAGCTGGATCCTCCGTGAGGCGACGACGAACGTTCTACGGCACGCGGGGGCGGGGGTGGTCACAGTGCGCATCGCGCCCGGTCGGTTCGAGGTCGTCGACGACGGTCGCGGCATCCGCGGTGCGGAGGGGAACGGTGTGCGGGGCATGCGCGAGCGGGCGACCACGGGTGGCGCGACGCTCTCCGTGCGGTCGGGCGAGAGCGGGGGCACTCACGTGGAGGTGACGTGGTGA
- a CDS encoding nucleotide disphospho-sugar-binding domain-containing protein, translating into MRILLATAGSRGDVEPFTALARRATAEGHHVLLVAPDNSGADLSGIDVRSMSVDYTRMIEEQGVSLMAALRSYSSVIRPTMNAVIVEPARIAREYRPDVVVAHPKVLSAPLIAEALDVPYVLVELVPAMTPTRAFPAAGTTTRNLGFLNKLTYRFVAASGAMFANDLDQAAAVFGTRRRRPAGPAATLMPISSAILERPSDWPETVHLTGPWLTDRPRTVLSDDVRSFIAGGDFVYAGFGSMVAGNAEQRTREVLAATRSFGARALLVTGLGGLTTSPHLLGDDVHVVRSVDHTQVLPQAVAAIHHGGIGTLQTATRAGTVSVVIPFIADQPFWGARIHARRLGSAPIRQSRLTAARLRASLAETESYRPEVQRAALAMTREDGVGTALAVIVTTS; encoded by the coding sequence GTGAGGATCCTCCTGGCGACCGCGGGGTCGCGCGGGGATGTGGAGCCGTTTACCGCGCTCGCCCGACGTGCTACGGCGGAAGGACATCACGTCCTCCTCGTCGCGCCGGACAACTCCGGCGCAGACCTTTCAGGTATCGACGTGCGAAGCATGAGTGTGGACTACACACGCATGATCGAAGAGCAGGGCGTGTCACTCATGGCGGCGCTCCGCTCGTACTCGTCGGTCATTCGTCCGACGATGAACGCGGTGATCGTCGAACCAGCGCGCATCGCCCGCGAGTATCGCCCAGACGTCGTTGTGGCGCACCCGAAGGTGTTATCGGCCCCGCTCATCGCGGAAGCCCTTGACGTTCCATACGTCTTGGTCGAGCTGGTTCCCGCCATGACGCCCACACGCGCCTTCCCGGCGGCAGGGACCACCACTCGCAATCTCGGATTCCTGAACAAGCTCACCTACCGTTTCGTGGCCGCCAGCGGGGCGATGTTCGCGAACGATCTCGACCAAGCCGCGGCAGTCTTCGGCACGCGGCGACGCAGGCCCGCCGGACCTGCCGCGACTCTCATGCCGATCAGCTCAGCCATCCTCGAGCGGCCCTCGGATTGGCCGGAGACCGTGCATCTCACGGGGCCCTGGCTTACCGACAGGCCTCGAACGGTGTTGAGCGATGACGTGAGATCCTTCATCGCCGGCGGCGATTTCGTCTATGCAGGGTTCGGGTCGATGGTGGCCGGCAACGCTGAGCAGCGGACCCGGGAGGTTCTCGCCGCCACCCGCAGCTTCGGTGCGCGCGCGTTGCTCGTCACCGGGCTCGGCGGACTCACGACATCACCGCACCTCCTCGGCGACGATGTTCACGTCGTGCGATCGGTCGATCACACCCAGGTTCTGCCCCAGGCGGTAGCCGCCATACACCACGGTGGAATCGGTACTTTGCAAACAGCAACCCGCGCTGGCACCGTGTCCGTCGTCATCCCCTTCATCGCCGATCAGCCGTTCTGGGGCGCCCGAATCCACGCACGCCGCCTGGGCTCCGCTCCCATTCGCCAGAGCCGCCTGACCGCTGCTCGACTGCGCGCGAGCCTTGCAGAAACCGAGAGCTATCGCCCCGAGGTGCAGCGAGCGGCCCTCGCCATGACACGCGAAGACGGGGTGGGAACCGCCCTGGCAGTGATCGTCACGACGTCATGA
- a CDS encoding VOC family protein, whose amino-acid sequence MDWKIELIFVPVTDVDRAKDFYVKIGFNADHDQVPFEGLRFVQMTPPGSACSIAFGEGLGSRMKPGMQDSIQVVVPDADAALAQLRDAGVEASGVDEQAWGRFVTFDDPDGNSWTLQQLPDRAGA is encoded by the coding sequence ATGGACTGGAAGATCGAACTCATCTTCGTGCCGGTCACGGATGTCGACCGCGCGAAGGACTTCTACGTGAAGATCGGGTTCAACGCCGACCACGACCAGGTGCCGTTCGAAGGGCTGCGGTTCGTGCAGATGACGCCCCCGGGCTCCGCATGCTCGATCGCGTTCGGCGAGGGCCTCGGCTCGCGCATGAAACCGGGCATGCAGGATTCGATCCAGGTCGTCGTTCCCGACGCCGATGCCGCGCTTGCTCAATTGCGCGATGCCGGTGTCGAAGCCTCTGGTGTCGACGAACAGGCGTGGGGGAGGTTCGTCACCTTCGACGACCCCGATGGCAACAGTTGGACACTGCAGCAACTGCCCGACCGCGCCGGCGCCTGA
- a CDS encoding ABC transporter ATP-binding protein: protein MSTAADTLISARSADAATDLAVSIDGLTRHFGAGEGAVKAVDGIDLRIRRGEVVALLGPNGAGKTTTLDILLGLTEPGAGSVSVFGEKPAAAAKEGRIAGVLQTGGLLADLTVRETVEVIAALHGRAALARVPEVLVRADLEPIARRRIAKCSGGEQQRVKFALALVADPDVLILDEPTAGMDVTARRHFWSVMRADADAGRTIVFATHYLEEAEQFARRTVVMHRGRIVADAPTAELRANLGGRTLAATLPVSGTDALVRTLSSADGISDLRVDAERVSLRALDSDAVASVLLNSGARDLEIAAPTLETAFTALTED from the coding sequence ATGAGCACAGCAGCAGACACTCTGATCTCCGCGCGCAGCGCTGACGCAGCGACGGACCTCGCCGTCTCGATCGACGGCCTCACGCGGCATTTCGGTGCGGGGGAAGGGGCGGTCAAAGCCGTCGACGGCATCGACCTGCGCATCCGACGGGGCGAGGTCGTCGCGCTCCTCGGGCCGAACGGCGCAGGCAAGACGACGACGCTGGACATCCTCCTCGGCCTCACGGAACCCGGTGCGGGGAGCGTGTCGGTGTTCGGCGAGAAGCCGGCGGCGGCGGCGAAGGAGGGACGTATCGCCGGGGTGCTGCAGACCGGCGGACTGCTCGCCGACCTCACGGTGCGTGAGACGGTCGAGGTCATCGCCGCCCTGCACGGCCGTGCGGCGCTCGCACGGGTGCCCGAAGTGCTCGTTCGGGCCGATCTCGAACCGATCGCACGCCGCCGGATCGCGAAGTGCTCCGGCGGTGAGCAGCAGCGCGTGAAGTTCGCTCTCGCCCTCGTCGCAGACCCGGATGTCCTCATCCTCGACGAGCCGACCGCCGGAATGGACGTCACCGCGCGGCGGCATTTCTGGAGCGTCATGCGCGCCGATGCGGATGCCGGTCGTACGATCGTGTTCGCCACGCACTATCTCGAAGAGGCCGAGCAGTTCGCGCGCCGGACCGTCGTCATGCACCGCGGGCGGATCGTCGCTGACGCCCCGACGGCCGAGCTGCGCGCCAACCTCGGTGGCAGGACGCTGGCGGCCACCCTCCCGGTCTCGGGCACCGACGCGCTCGTGCGGACGCTGTCCTCGGCGGACGGCATCAGCGACCTCCGCGTGGACGCGGAGCGGGTGAGCCTGCGCGCCCTCGATTCGGATGCCGTGGCATCCGTTCTTCTGAATTCCGGCGCGCGCGATCTGGAGATCGCCGCGCCCACCCTCGAGACCGCCTTCACCGCACTGACGGAGGACTGA
- a CDS encoding GntR family transcriptional regulator produces MIRPPSKSQQAYHWLKERIAVQTYTPGYRLVLGSIAGELGMSVVPVREAIRQLEAEGLVHFEHNVGARVAMVDDTQYRHSMEALSILEGSATALSAPHLTADDLAAARAVNERMIETLDHFDPSAFTQLNQQFHAALIAPCPNPRLRELVTLEMQRLNRLRDSTFSFVPGRAHESVREHEQILALIESGATASEIEDAARRHHASTLDAYLTAEHPDALGTHVH; encoded by the coding sequence ATGATCAGACCACCGAGCAAGTCACAGCAGGCCTACCACTGGCTCAAGGAGCGCATCGCCGTCCAGACCTACACCCCCGGTTACCGGCTCGTACTCGGGAGTATCGCCGGCGAGCTGGGCATGAGCGTCGTCCCCGTCCGCGAGGCCATCCGTCAGCTGGAGGCCGAGGGCCTCGTGCACTTCGAGCACAACGTCGGTGCCCGCGTGGCGATGGTGGACGACACCCAGTACCGCCACAGCATGGAGGCCCTGAGCATCCTCGAGGGCAGTGCGACCGCCCTGTCGGCACCGCACCTCACCGCAGACGACCTCGCCGCCGCCCGCGCCGTCAACGAGCGCATGATCGAGACGCTCGACCACTTCGACCCCTCGGCGTTCACGCAGCTCAACCAGCAGTTCCACGCCGCGCTGATCGCACCGTGCCCGAACCCCCGGCTGCGCGAACTCGTCACGCTCGAGATGCAGCGCCTGAACCGGCTGCGCGATTCCACGTTCAGCTTCGTTCCCGGCCGCGCACACGAATCCGTCCGCGAGCACGAGCAGATCCTCGCGTTGATCGAGAGCGGCGCGACGGCATCCGAGATCGAGGACGCCGCCCGGCGACACCACGCATCCACGCTCGACGCCTACCTGACCGCAGAACACCCCGACGCCCTCGGCACGCACGTCCACTGA
- a CDS encoding fumarylacetoacetate hydrolase family protein codes for MTDPFARPGKIIAIHLSYASRADQRGRRPAHPSYFFKAPSSVAASGGVVERPAGTELLAFEGEIALIIGDPARRVSLEDAWSHVASVTAANDLGLYDLRANDKGSNVRSKGGDGFTPLGPALIDARTVDPAGLRVRTWVNGELRQDDTSAGLIFPLAQFVADLSQHFTLETGDVILTGTPAGSSVIVPGDVVEVEVDAPDAPGAPTSGRLITTVTQGDVPFDGSLGSVPSVDDLQRTEAWGSREDAGLEPKTALLSPDLRAKLERAPTAGLSSQLRKRGQHSCFIDGVAANIPGTKIVGTARTLRFIPAREDLFARHGGGYNAQKRLFDAVGDGEVIVIEARGDATTGTLGDILALRAKTRGAAGVVTDGGVRDFDEVTRIGLPVFSHGPHPSVLGRKHVPWELDVTIGCGGAAVQPGDIIVGDGDGVVVVPPHLAEEVVDATLAQEEEDTWIAAQVEAGHPVDGLFPMNAQWRAKYEAER; via the coding sequence GTGACGGACCCGTTCGCCCGCCCCGGCAAGATCATCGCGATCCACCTCAGTTATGCGTCGCGCGCCGATCAGCGCGGCCGCCGCCCCGCCCACCCCTCCTACTTCTTCAAGGCCCCCAGTTCGGTCGCGGCATCCGGTGGGGTCGTGGAACGCCCGGCCGGCACCGAGTTGCTGGCGTTCGAAGGCGAGATCGCCCTCATCATCGGCGACCCGGCCCGACGCGTCTCCCTCGAGGACGCATGGTCGCACGTGGCATCCGTCACCGCCGCCAACGACCTCGGTCTCTACGACCTGCGCGCGAACGACAAGGGGTCCAACGTGCGCTCCAAGGGCGGCGACGGTTTCACCCCGCTCGGCCCGGCCCTCATCGATGCCCGCACCGTCGACCCGGCGGGCCTTCGGGTCCGCACCTGGGTCAACGGCGAGCTGCGCCAGGACGACACCTCCGCCGGGCTGATCTTCCCGCTCGCACAGTTCGTCGCCGACCTCTCACAGCACTTCACGCTCGAAACAGGAGACGTGATCCTCACCGGCACCCCGGCGGGATCCTCCGTCATCGTCCCTGGCGACGTCGTCGAGGTCGAGGTGGACGCGCCGGATGCTCCCGGGGCCCCGACGTCCGGGCGACTGATCACCACCGTGACGCAGGGCGACGTGCCGTTCGACGGGTCCCTCGGGTCGGTGCCGTCGGTCGACGACCTCCAGCGCACCGAAGCATGGGGCTCCCGCGAGGACGCCGGCCTCGAGCCGAAGACCGCACTCCTCTCCCCCGACCTGCGCGCGAAGCTGGAGCGCGCCCCGACGGCCGGCCTGTCATCGCAGCTGCGAAAGCGCGGTCAGCACTCCTGCTTCATCGACGGTGTGGCCGCGAACATCCCCGGCACGAAGATCGTCGGCACCGCGCGGACGTTGCGCTTCATCCCCGCACGCGAAGACCTGTTCGCTCGGCACGGCGGCGGATACAACGCCCAGAAGCGTCTGTTCGACGCCGTCGGCGACGGCGAGGTCATCGTGATCGAGGCGCGCGGCGATGCCACCACAGGGACCCTGGGCGACATCCTCGCCCTGCGCGCGAAGACCCGCGGGGCCGCCGGCGTCGTCACGGACGGCGGCGTGCGCGATTTTGACGAGGTGACCCGGATCGGACTGCCGGTGTTCTCACACGGTCCGCACCCCTCGGTCCTCGGACGCAAGCACGTGCCGTGGGAGCTCGATGTCACGATCGGCTGCGGCGGTGCGGCCGTGCAGCCAGGGGACATCATCGTCGGTGATGGTGACGGCGTCGTGGTGGTCCCTCCGCACCTCGCCGAGGAGGTCGTCGACGCGACCCTCGCCCAGGAGGAGGAGGACACCTGGATCGCCGCGCAGGTCGAGGCGGGGCATCCGGTCGACGGCCTGTTCCCCATGAACGCGCAGTGGCGCGCGAAGTACGAGGCCGAGCGATGA
- a CDS encoding MFS transporter, with translation MTDRPGFTPTGTIASAGDRRRVVFATVVGTTIEWYDFFIYATAVGLVFGQLFFSALGANTVILGFATVGISFLFRPLGAFLAGHFGDRLGRKRVLMWTLILMGAATALIGVLPTAEVIGVGAPILLVLLRILQGISAGGEWGGAVLMAVEHAPKRRRGIFGASPQIGVPLGLLLASGVMAVMTALAPGDQFLAWGWRIPFLLSVVLILIGYYVRRNVEESPVFAELAERKEKAKMPIVQLFRKHALLVFIAALVFAGNNAVGYMTTGGYIQGYATDPAGPIGLERGPVLWAVTGSAVTWLITTLLAGWLSDRVGRRTTYIAGWILQLGGVLLLFPLVNTGSVGLLFLGLAVLTIGLGFTYGPQAALYTELFPASIRFSGVSISYAIGAIAGGAFAPTIAAAIVDATGSTEMVTWYLAGMTVIGLVATLLLRDRSGIPLGPDHEAEQSVSPVYGLARA, from the coding sequence ATGACTGACAGGCCCGGGTTCACTCCGACCGGCACCATCGCCAGCGCGGGCGACCGACGCCGCGTGGTCTTCGCCACCGTCGTGGGCACCACCATCGAGTGGTACGACTTCTTCATCTACGCCACAGCCGTCGGGCTCGTGTTCGGGCAGCTGTTCTTCTCGGCCCTCGGAGCCAACACGGTCATCCTCGGCTTCGCCACCGTCGGAATCAGCTTCCTGTTCCGCCCGCTCGGCGCGTTCCTGGCCGGTCACTTCGGGGACAGGCTGGGACGCAAGCGGGTGCTGATGTGGACGCTCATCCTCATGGGGGCGGCGACCGCTCTCATCGGCGTGCTGCCGACCGCCGAGGTCATCGGCGTCGGGGCTCCGATCCTCCTCGTACTGCTGCGCATCCTGCAGGGCATCTCCGCCGGCGGAGAGTGGGGCGGCGCGGTACTCATGGCCGTGGAGCACGCCCCGAAGCGCCGGCGCGGGATCTTCGGAGCCTCGCCGCAGATCGGCGTCCCGCTCGGTCTGCTGCTCGCCTCCGGAGTGATGGCGGTCATGACGGCCCTCGCGCCGGGTGACCAGTTCCTCGCCTGGGGATGGCGGATCCCCTTCCTCCTCAGCGTCGTCCTGATCCTCATCGGCTACTACGTGCGGCGCAACGTCGAGGAGAGCCCGGTGTTCGCCGAACTCGCCGAGCGCAAGGAGAAGGCGAAGATGCCGATCGTGCAGCTGTTCCGCAAGCACGCGCTGCTCGTCTTCATCGCCGCGCTCGTCTTCGCCGGCAACAACGCCGTCGGCTACATGACCACCGGTGGGTACATCCAGGGCTATGCCACCGATCCGGCCGGCCCGATCGGACTTGAACGCGGACCGGTGCTGTGGGCGGTCACCGGCTCGGCCGTGACGTGGCTGATCACCACCCTGCTGGCGGGGTGGCTCTCCGACCGCGTCGGCCGCCGCACCACCTACATCGCGGGGTGGATCCTCCAACTCGGCGGCGTCCTCCTGCTGTTCCCGCTCGTGAACACCGGCAGCGTCGGGTTGCTCTTCCTCGGACTCGCGGTCCTGACGATCGGACTCGGGTTCACGTACGGGCCACAGGCGGCGCTGTACACCGAGCTGTTCCCGGCATCCATCCGGTTCTCGGGAGTCTCGATCTCGTACGCGATCGGCGCCATCGCCGGAGGCGCGTTCGCGCCGACGATCGCGGCGGCGATCGTGGACGCCACCGGCTCGACCGAGATGGTCACCTGGTATCTCGCGGGAATGACCGTGATCGGCCTCGTCGCCACGCTCCTCCTGCGCGACCGCAGCGGGATCCCGCTCGGGCCCGATCACGAGGCGGAGCAGTCCGTCAGCCCCGTCTACGGCCTCGCCAGGGCGTGA
- a CDS encoding response regulator transcription factor has protein sequence MVSGGERIRLVIVDDQAMLRGALAALLELEDDLSVIGVAGDGAEAVRVVAETAPDVCLMDIQMPGVDGITATREVRAAHAGTRVLIVTTFARPGYLRAALDAGASGFVVKDAPAEQLADAVRRVHAGLRVVDPALAEASLFEGANPLSEREQQVLRLAADGRSAAAIAAEVFLSPGTVRNNLSAAIGKVGATNRAQAVRIAQDKGWI, from the coding sequence GTGGTGAGCGGCGGCGAGCGGATCCGCCTGGTCATTGTCGACGATCAGGCGATGCTGAGGGGGGCGCTCGCCGCGCTGCTGGAGCTCGAGGACGATCTGTCCGTCATCGGGGTCGCCGGTGACGGCGCCGAGGCCGTGCGCGTCGTGGCCGAGACGGCGCCGGACGTGTGCCTCATGGACATCCAGATGCCGGGTGTGGACGGGATAACGGCGACCCGGGAGGTGCGTGCCGCTCACGCCGGTACCCGTGTGCTCATCGTGACGACGTTCGCCCGGCCGGGCTATCTTCGGGCGGCGCTCGATGCGGGAGCCAGCGGATTCGTCGTCAAGGACGCCCCGGCTGAGCAGCTCGCCGATGCCGTGCGGCGGGTGCACGCCGGATTACGGGTCGTGGATCCTGCGCTCGCCGAGGCGAGTCTGTTCGAAGGCGCGAACCCGCTCAGCGAACGCGAGCAGCAGGTGCTCCGCCTCGCCGCCGACGGTCGCAGTGCCGCCGCTATCGCCGCGGAGGTCTTCCTGTCGCCGGGCACGGTGCGCAACAACCTCTCGGCCGCGATCGGCAAGGTCGGTGCGACGAACCGCGCCCAGGCGGTGCGGATCGCGCAGGACAAGGGGTGGATCTGA
- a CDS encoding ABC transporter permease, which produces MTISISPTMLRVEAIRQVRNPYTLAFTLAMPVAMYLLFGATAAYASGRAGNGNVAFYVMVSMAAYGTAVAMSSLTSLAATEAKQGWGRQLAMTPLTTAGYAATKLVTAVMFAALAVAFVFVAGLLTGAQATEAWRWWATAGIILGTGLMFGLYGLGVGLFFTSDTAAALASISMTFFAFFGNVFLPLDGVMLDIARFTPLYGFVALSRWPLTEGVLTTGQVDPLWLICVNIVAWVGVFALLVAVGAKRSRTRR; this is translated from the coding sequence ATGACCATCTCGATCTCACCCACCATGTTGCGCGTCGAGGCGATCCGCCAGGTGCGCAATCCCTACACGCTCGCATTCACCCTGGCGATGCCGGTGGCGATGTATCTCCTGTTCGGCGCGACCGCGGCGTACGCCTCCGGCCGCGCGGGCAACGGCAACGTCGCGTTCTACGTCATGGTGTCGATGGCCGCGTACGGCACCGCTGTCGCGATGAGCTCGCTCACCTCGCTCGCGGCGACGGAGGCGAAGCAGGGGTGGGGGCGACAGTTGGCGATGACTCCGCTCACCACCGCAGGGTATGCCGCGACCAAACTGGTCACCGCGGTGATGTTCGCGGCGCTCGCCGTCGCCTTCGTCTTCGTGGCGGGGCTGCTCACGGGGGCCCAGGCGACCGAGGCGTGGCGCTGGTGGGCGACGGCCGGCATCATCCTCGGAACCGGCCTGATGTTCGGCCTGTACGGGCTCGGCGTCGGGCTGTTCTTCACCTCGGACACCGCTGCCGCGCTCGCCTCCATCTCGATGACGTTCTTCGCGTTCTTCGGCAATGTGTTCCTCCCGCTGGACGGGGTCATGCTCGACATCGCACGCTTCACGCCGCTGTACGGCTTCGTCGCGCTGAGCCGCTGGCCGTTGACCGAGGGGGTCCTGACGACCGGCCAGGTCGATCCGCTGTGGCTGATCTGTGTGAACATCGTCGCGTGGGTGGGTGTGTTCGCGCTGCTGGTGGCCGTGGGGGCCAAGCGTTCGCGGACGCGCCGATAG
- a CDS encoding FAD-dependent monooxygenase, giving the protein MQFHHHGYVSQDPRVVAAAGTGVDRPVDLPDEMDVLIVGSGPAGMLLAAQMSQFPGVTTRIIEKRDGRLVLGQADGIQPRSVETFQAFGFAERIIAEAYNIAFMNFWGPDPQNPQNIVRTSRTEDYGLKISEFPHLIVNQARVLDYFAEAAAHGPARIAPDYSVEFLGLTVHDDGEFPVEVRVRHVAGAREGEVRTIRAKYVLGCDGARSRVREAIGRTHVGELAAHAWGVMDVLVNTDFPDWRTKCAINAVAGNILHIPREGGYLSRVYVDLGEVPADDNHRVRQTPIEKIIDKANEILRPYTLDVKEIAWHSVYEVGHRVTDGFDDALDEDRSPRVFLTGDACHTHSAKAGQGMNVSMQDGFNIGWKLGAVLMGRSPESLLATYSDERQPVAQQLIDFDREWSSLMARKPEEISDPLELSNYYLATAEFPSGFMTQYPPSAITATAEHQALAAGFPVGKRFKSAEVVRVCDGNAIHLGHHAKADGRWRIYAFADRSGVRLRDWAAAAEGMIARVTPPDADVDAVIDAKVIYQEAFDEVDILTAPAMFLPQTGPLHLTDWEKVYSGSPNAWTDTDIFVEREISREGAVVVVRPDQYVAAVLPLEATAELEAFLGRVFLPA; this is encoded by the coding sequence ATGCAGTTCCACCACCACGGTTACGTCTCGCAGGACCCGCGCGTCGTCGCGGCCGCCGGCACCGGAGTCGATCGCCCGGTCGACCTGCCGGACGAGATGGACGTGCTCATCGTGGGGTCGGGGCCTGCGGGCATGCTGCTGGCCGCCCAGATGTCGCAGTTCCCCGGCGTCACGACGCGGATCATCGAGAAGCGCGACGGCCGGCTCGTGCTCGGCCAGGCTGACGGCATCCAACCGCGCAGTGTCGAGACGTTCCAGGCCTTCGGGTTCGCCGAACGCATCATCGCCGAGGCGTACAACATCGCGTTCATGAACTTCTGGGGGCCCGACCCGCAGAACCCGCAGAACATCGTCCGCACGTCCCGCACCGAGGACTACGGACTGAAGATCAGCGAGTTCCCGCACCTCATCGTCAATCAGGCCCGTGTGCTCGACTACTTCGCCGAGGCCGCAGCACACGGACCCGCACGGATCGCACCGGACTACAGCGTCGAGTTCCTCGGCCTCACGGTCCACGACGACGGCGAGTTCCCCGTCGAGGTCAGGGTGCGGCATGTCGCCGGTGCACGCGAGGGGGAAGTGCGCACGATCCGCGCGAAGTACGTGCTCGGATGCGACGGAGCGCGAAGCCGTGTCCGCGAGGCCATCGGCCGCACCCACGTGGGGGAGCTCGCCGCGCACGCGTGGGGCGTCATGGACGTGCTCGTGAACACCGACTTCCCCGACTGGCGGACCAAGTGCGCCATCAACGCCGTGGCGGGCAACATCCTGCACATCCCGCGCGAGGGCGGCTACCTCAGCCGGGTGTACGTCGACCTCGGCGAGGTGCCGGCCGATGACAATCACCGGGTGCGGCAGACACCGATCGAGAAGATCATCGACAAGGCCAACGAGATCCTGCGTCCGTACACGCTGGACGTGAAGGAGATCGCCTGGCACAGCGTGTACGAGGTCGGCCATCGCGTCACGGACGGGTTCGACGACGCGCTGGACGAGGACCGGTCGCCGCGGGTCTTCCTCACCGGCGACGCGTGTCACACGCACAGCGCGAAGGCCGGGCAGGGGATGAATGTGTCGATGCAGGACGGGTTCAACATCGGGTGGAAGCTGGGCGCCGTCCTCATGGGACGCAGCCCGGAGTCGTTGCTGGCGACGTACTCCGACGAGCGCCAGCCCGTCGCGCAGCAGCTCATCGACTTCGACCGCGAATGGTCGAGCCTTATGGCGCGCAAGCCGGAGGAGATCTCCGACCCGCTGGAGCTGTCGAACTACTACCTCGCGACGGCGGAGTTCCCCTCCGGCTTCATGACGCAGTACCCGCCCTCGGCGATCACGGCGACCGCCGAGCACCAGGCGCTCGCCGCAGGGTTCCCGGTGGGCAAGCGCTTCAAGTCCGCCGAGGTCGTCCGGGTGTGCGACGGCAACGCGATCCACCTCGGTCACCACGCGAAGGCGGACGGGCGGTGGCGGATCTACGCGTTCGCGGACCGCTCGGGGGTGCGGCTGAGGGACTGGGCGGCCGCGGCTGAGGGAATGATCGCCCGCGTCACCCCGCCCGACGCCGATGTGGATGCCGTGATCGACGCGAAGGTCATCTACCAGGAGGCGTTCGACGAGGTGGACATCCTGACCGCACCGGCGATGTTCCTGCCACAGACGGGCCCGCTGCACCTCACCGACTGGGAGAAGGTGTACTCCGGGTCGCCGAACGCGTGGACGGACACCGACATCTTCGTCGAGCGGGAGATCTCGAGGGAGGGGGCGGTCGTGGTCGTGCGCCCGGATCAGTACGTCGCAGCAGTCCTGCCTCTGGAAGCGACCGCCGAGCTCGAGGCCTTCCTCGGGAGGGTGTTCCTGCCGGCATGA